A single genomic interval of Aedes aegypti strain LVP_AGWG chromosome 1, AaegL5.0 Primary Assembly, whole genome shotgun sequence harbors:
- the LOC5570651 gene encoding gamma-tubulin complex component 3 homolog produces the protein MHHSQQRHQNFTEIYELLRKLCKSLAGDRYESVLKGVTQLVINTPNSISSSGAGGNDEGTIVARIGQHLRSRSAGDYALFQALHEQMSAYTDTKRRAQILEFLMLMANSEGAQAINGQLLNLNAELRSDMSGSLPVTDVSSKSSGADSGSGGGLSSIFSKIELRSRSTDNVSAGMRIIPFKGGSVVQDGRSSTTSGELSEEEGLAASNNLQDQLIQDVIYACTGIQGKYLRKHVVTGEFKLDHIKGRTLSIGDAGMILQLAEVGHFHDRVVKFTDPKSDCYMKGNFGQGYIAALQRELTQYYGMLAILQEDLNRQRKERTGLTGGGDRLTLKKLRLWLTSPMERLQWLAQISESCKELKGGALATIVYDYTANGDPENRRLAMELLRSACIPLQQALIRWLIDGEIIDPNGEFFIEEICEVGFDQLWHQKYRIRKSMLPSFVSDGIARRILVIGKSINYLREVCQDKTPVKARNDLKQCLENDMDSIFSTISTTKLHQLIDSAYLNTSKQVLDIVLGPHRLLDHLQALRNYLLLGQGNFADILMENLQAELDRPASEIYQHDLFSILAAAVRNSFSEQEEPEVLNYLDVHFLTHYEGESGWDVFGLTYKVSGPLSTILEPSLCRYQTFFKHLWNMKHIQFILSRTWKCQTLAAKSLKSLQNQIGPIVTRVQLITSQMINFVNQMQLYILFEVIECSWVQFLPRVKQAKALDDILEAHHQFLEEIRIGIFLDESSQQIINTLEHIFDTVRKLEEWRERFYRLCFTEYEARRDYQEQIKQTERTGDYGVTTEQMLERDEQAKTFEQHLATHQTLLQDIGNEYENLVGQFLYQLAISTSEALRQLGMRLDYNEYYKHRDRRLNVPLTFQHIRMSMAANSFRSRKAASSSMLY, from the exons ATGCATCACTCTCAGCAGCGTCATCAGAATTTCACCGAAATCTACGAGCTGCTTCGGAAGCTGTGCAAAAGTTTGGCAGGCGATCGATATG AATCGGTGCTAAAAGGCGTTACCCAGCTGGTGATCAATACGCCCAATTCCATTTCGAGCAGTGGCGCAGGTGGAAACGATGAGGGAACGATCGTAGCCCGCATTGGACAGCATTTGCGGTCTCGGAGCGCGGGGGATTACGCCCTGTTCCAGGCACTGCACGAGCAGATGAGCGCTTAT ACGGACACCAAAAGGCGGGCACAGATCTTGGAGTTCTTGATGTTGATGGCCAACAGCGAAGGAGCGCAAGCGATCAACGGACAGCTGTTGAATTTGAATGCCGAGTTGAGGAGCGACATGAGTGGAAGTTTGCCAGTGACTGATGTTAGTTCTAAATCTTCCGGAGCGGATTCCGGCAGCGGCGGGGGTTTGTCGAGTATATTCTCGAAGATTGAGCTTCGATCGCGATCGACGGACAATGTGAGCGCAGGGATGAGGATTATTCCGTTTAAAGGCGGATCGGTGGTTCAGGATGGAAGGAGCTCTACCACTTCCGGGGAGTTGTCGGAGGAAGAAGGTCTAGCCGCGTCGAACAATCTGCAGGATCAGTTGATTCAGGATGTGATCTACGCGTGTACGGGAATTCAGGGCAAGTACCTGCGGAAGCACGTCGTGACGGGGGAGTTCAAGTTGGATCACATCAAGGGGAGGACACTGAGTATAGGAGATGCGGGGATGATATTGCAGTTGGCAGAAGTGGGACACTTCCACGATCGGGTGGTGAAGTTTACGGATCCGAAGAGCGATTGCTACATGAAGGGGAACTTTGGCCAGGGTTACATTGCGGCGCTGCAGCGAGAGTTGACCCAATACTACGGAATGTTGGCGATTCTGCAGGAAGATCTGAATCGACAGCGGAAGGAACGAACGGGATTGACTGGTGGCGGCGATCGACTGACTCTGAAAAAGCTGCGACTTTGGTTGACCAGTCCGATGGAACGTCTTCAGTGGTTGGCTCAAATCTCGGAATCTTGCAAAGAACTGAAAGGAGGAGCGTTAGCCACCATTGTCTACGATTACACAGCAAATGGAGATCCGGAGAATCGAAGGCTTGCCATGGAACTACTTCGGTCGGCTTGTATTCCGTTGCAGCAGGCGCTGATTCGATGGCTGATCGACGGAGAGATCATCGATCCGAATGGGGAGTTCTTCATTGAGGAGATCTGCGAGGTCGGATTTGATCAATTGTGGCATCAGAAGTATCGAATCCGGAAAAGTATGCTGCCCAGCTTTGTCAGCGATGGAATTGCCAGACGAATTCTGGTCATCGGAAAGAGTATCAATTATCTACGGGAAGTATGTCAGGACAAAACCCCGGTGAAAGCCCGAAACGATCTGAAGCAGTGTTTGGAGAACGACATGGACTCCATTTTCTCCACAATTAGCACCACGAAGCTTCACCAACTGATTGACAGCGCTTATCTGAACACTTCCAAGCAGGTTCTGGACATAGTCCTGGGTCCACATCGACTCCTGGATCATTTACAAGCCCTCAGGAACTATTTACTCCTAGGCCAAGGCAATTTCGCCGATATTCTTATGGAGAATCTCCAAGCTGAACTGGATCGACCGGCCAGCGAAATCTACCAGCATGATCTGTTCTCGATTCTGGCAGCAGCCGTTCGCAACTCCTTCTCCGAACAGGAAGAACCCGAAGTCCTCAACTACCTAGACGTTCACTTCCTCACCCACTACGAAGGCGAGTCCGGCTGGGACGTCTTCGGCCTCACGTACAAGGTATCCGGACCGCTCTCTACAATCCTCGAACCGTCTCTCTGTCGCTACCAGACGTTCTTCAAGCACCTCTGGAACATGAAACACATCCAGTTCATCCTGTCGCGCACCTGGAAGTGCCAAACCCTGGCCGCCAAATCACTCAAATCGTTGCAGAACCAGATCGGCCCGATCGTCACCCGCGTTCAGCTCATCACGTCCCAGATGATCAACTTCGTCAACCAGATGCAGCTGTACATCCTGTTCGAGGTGATCGAGTGCTCGTGGGTGCAGTTCTTGCCACGGGTCAAGCAAGCCAAGGCCCTCGATGACATCCTGGAGGCGCACCACCAGTTTCTGGAGGAGATTCGGATCGGGATCTTCCTGGACGAAAGCTCCCAGCAGATCATCAACACGCTGGAACATATCTTCGACACGGTCCGAAAGCTGGAAGAATGGCGCGAGCGATTCTACCGGCTGTGCTTCACGGAGTACGAAGCGAGGAGGGACTACCAG gaacaaatcaagcaaacGGAACGCACCGGTGACTACGGCGTCACCACGGAACAGATGCTCGAGCGAGACGAGCAAGCGAAAACGTTCGAACAGCACCTGGCCACGCACCAGACGCTGCTACAGGACATCGGCAACGAGTACGAGAATTTGGTCGGGCAGTTCCTGTACCAGTTGGCGATCTCGACGAGCGAGGCCCTACGCCAGCTGGGAATGCGGCTGGACTACAATGAGTACTACAAGCACCGGGACCGGCGGCTAAACGTCCCGTTGACGTTCCAGCACATTCGCATGAGCATGGCCGCGAATAGCTTCCGCTCGCGGAAGGCCGCCTCCAGTTCGATGCTGTACTGA
- the LOC5570652 gene encoding TATA element modulatory factor, translated as MSWFDTTGIANLAKTALKEAQKQIDKALDIKEEDEDAGEGGVEGKKNLEGRGESKTEPCTPVSAEVVKGGGNVSKGQMDSIWGSFTGSFFEQPVTAANVTVTKAPSSLKRKSFEDCGIAEVPGKLGSPEASSESIELLSPVTTPGSALTSPSSGPTIGQESESSVEVIKVQGTPSSVSTPDSITTMDRSSSADEGEMKFTSVELEADDDISVEEDSEVSYTLSEQPITVMETGEGGVPITVAPSRGSLHLSLEKPSVSRQMTFSEVSVCDTEESNDSETTLTSIEKLSKQSDEHLDKSYENVEIQTQISDSTHSFEEIPVPTQVPMATEPKQQQEGTSSQNSGDEIETATSSDIEIISSPNGDSSSTNSGAYRASPLKIPDGKSNIDILMIKKRGHTREPSEVSVQSGNSDDLSETEKLMRRIAEISEILEQREFRLLELGRQNAELHEHNCQLSAQLESKQRRADSSETDEYTQRLSALEKKFQQSIREREALKRQLEVVRSEAQEKMNRSDVEKVISEKDFMIEELKKEGENLSKQVLNHSNIIKKLRLKEKDNEALIKKLKEDIGDLTDETERLKRSLSAKEEVERSQIDAVHKLSSEKRRLEKDNGALKSQLDDQTQKFDTLKKSFDFAKKELTEKTEAYQELVKKSSLLATMESEHSTIQRVNEQISTELEDLREKLRRAEAEHAQRIQRLKNENSELLLRVEETETRAEEEKNATAMVTVPLMKQIESLQNALRNKERVWEQRETDIIRKLDDSIEKSKTFGDNERTLKEQIFTLNGRISNLEERLTAALFKSEELTNNLQQKQIEMDLMESDHKLKLKSLEEDRKTLRSKLSDLESHSADQERKITQQKEQLDAIKQHQQSHASHSKHDQSHRHSPPSPTQALGIALGGSRTSSPTPSMGNLSLPESIGSIPWNQMDDDAGSNSGRQTIGGAPLLHTTSLLENLQATLKQRDGEVYQLQWELSRFQQERNVLNAEISNLTAELDNIREKSERTAQLEEDFQQLQERYDALLQLYGESVEKIEELKLDLVDVKEMYKLQIDDLLRQVAAGKKL; from the exons ATGAGCTGGTTCGACACGACGGGCATTGCCAATCTGGCCAAGACCGCCCTGAAGGAGGCCCAGAAGCAAATCGACAAGGCGCTGGACATCAAGGAGGAGGACGAGGATGCGGGGGAAGGGGGGGTTGAGGGGAAGAAGAACCTTGAAGGTCGAGGTGAGAGCAAAACGGAACCCTGCACTCCGGTGAGCGCCGAGGTGGTCAAGGGCGGTGGCAATGTTAGCAAGGGCCAGATGGACAGTATTTGGGGATCGTTCACGGGGTCGTTTTTCGAGCAACCGGTGACGGCGGCCAACGTGACCGTGACCAAAGCTCCGTCCAGTTTGAAGCGCAAAAGCTTCGAGGATTGTGGGATCGCGGAGGTTCCCGGGAAGCTTGGGTCTCCGGAGGCCAGTTCGGAATCGATTGAGCTGCTGAGTCCGGTTACGACTCCCGGATCGGCGCTGACGTCGCCCAGTTCGGGGCCAACCATTGGCCAGGAGTCGGAATCGTCGGTCGAGGTGATCAAGGTTCAGGGAACGCCTTCCAGTGTTTCGACGCCGGATTCGATTACGACGATGGATCGGAGCTCTTCGGCAGACGAGGGCGAGATGAAGTTCACTTCGGTGGAATTGGAAGCCGATGACGATATCAGCGTGGAGGAAGATTCCGAGGTGTCGTACACGCTTTCGGAGCAGCCCATAACGGTGATGGAGACGGGCGAGGGCGGAGTTCCGATTACGGTGGCGCCGAGCAGGGGAAGTTTGCACTTGAGCCTGGAGAAGCCATCGGTGTCCAGGCAGATGACCTTCTCGGAAGTTTCCGTATGCGATACGGAAGAATCGAACGATTCCGAAACGACGCTGACCTCGATCGAGAAGCTCAGCAAACAGTCCGATGAACATCTGGACAAATCTTACGAGAATGTAGAGATTCAGACGCAGATCTCCGATTCGACTCATAGCTTCGAGGAGATCCCGGTCCCGACACAGGTTCCAATGGCGACGGAACCTAAGCAGCAACAAGAAGGGACGTCATCGCAAAATTCTGGGGATGAAATCGAGACAGCCACCTCGTCGGACATTGAGATTATTTCCAGCCCGAATGGCGATTCCAGCAGCACAAACAGTGGCGCATATCGAGCTAGCCCTTTGAAAATCCCGGATGGCAAGAGTAACATCGATATCCTGATGATTAAGAAGCGAGGCCACACGCGGGAACCTTCGGAAGTTTCGGTCCAGAGTGGAAACAGTGACGACTTGAGCGAAACGGAAAAGTTGATGCGAAGGATAGCGGAGATATCGGAGATCCTGGAGCAAAGGGAGTTCAGATTGTTGGAACTTGGCCGACAGAATGCGGAACTGCACGAGCACAATTGCCAACTGAGTGCCCAGCTGGAATCGAAGCAGAGGCGAGCAGACAGTTCGGAAACAGATGAGTACACGCAAAGGCTCTCAGCACTGGAGAAGAAGTTTCAGCAATCGATCCGGGAACGAGAAGCACTTAAAAGGCAACTGGAAGTAGTTCGATCGGAAGCGCAAGAGAAGATGAACCGATCCGACGTGGAGAAGGTTATCAGCGAGAAGGACTTCATgatcgaggaactgaagaaggAAGGCGAGAATCTGTCCAAACAGGTTCTGAATCATTCCAACATAATCAAGAAACTCCGACTGAAGGAGAAGGACAACGAAGCCCTAATCAAGAAGCTCAAGGAGGATATCGGCGATCTGACGGATGAAACCGAGCGACTGAAGCGATCCCTGTCCGCCAAGGAAGAGGTAGAACGCTCCCAAATCGACGCCGTTCACAAGCTCTCCTCGGAGAAGCGAAGGCTGGAGAAGGACAACGGTGCTTTGAAGAGTCAGCTGGACGATCAGACGCAGAAGTTCGACACGCTGAAGAAGAGCTTCGACTTTGCCAAAAAGGAACTCACCGAAAAGACCGAAGCCTATCAGGAGCTTGTGAAGAAGTCGTCTCTCTTAGCGACGATGGAATCCGAACACAGCACCATTCAGAGGGTCAACGAGCAGATCAGCACCGAGTTGGAAGACCTTCGGGAGAAGCTTCGGCGAGCGGAAGCGGAACACGCCCAGCGGATACAGCGGCTGAAGAACGAAAACTCCGAACTTCTACTTCGAGTGGAGGAAACCGAAACTCGAGCCGAAGAGGAGAAGAACGCCACCGCCATGGTCACAGTTCCACTGATGAAACAGATCGAATCCCTACAGAATGCCCTCCGCAACAAGGAACGAGTCTGGGAGCAGCGCGAGACGGACATCATTCGCAAGCTGGACGACTCCATAGAAAAGTCCAAAACTTTCGGCGACAACGAGCGAACTTTGAAAGAACAGATATTCACACTGAACGGTCGGATCTCCAATCTCGAGGAAAGGCTAACCGCCGCCCTGTTCAAATCCGAAGAACTGACCAACAACCTCCAGCAGAAGCAAATCGAAATGGACTTGatggagagcgatcacaaactCAAGCTAAAGTCCCTCGAAGAGGACCGCAAAACACTCAGGTCCAAACTATCCGATCTGGAATCGCACTCGGCGGATCAGGAACGGAAAATCACCCAACAGAAGGAACAACTCGATGCCATCAAGCAACACCAGCAGTCCCACGCGTCTCATTCAAAGCACGACCAGTCCCACCGCCATTCGCCTCCCTCCCCGACGCAAGCCCTCGGAATCGCCCTCGGTGGATCGCGAACTTCCTCTCCGACGCCCAGCATGGGTAATCTGTCGCTTCCGGAATCGATCGGCAGCATTCCGTGGAATCAGATGGACGACGACGCCGGGTCGAACAGTGGTCGACAAACCATCGGCGGGGCACCGCTTCTGCATACCACGTCTCTGCTGGAGAACTTGCAGGCCACCCTGAAACAGCGGGACGGCGAGGTCTATCAGCTGCAGTGGGAACTGTCGCGCTTCCAGCAGGAACGCAACGTGCTGAATGCGGAGATTTCGAACCTTACGGCGGAACTAGATAAT ATCCGCGAAAAGTCCGAACGCACCGCCCAGCTGGAGGAGGACTTCCAGCAGCTGCAGGAGCGCTACGACGCCTTGCTTCAGCTGTACGGCGAGTCGGTGGAGAAGATCGAGGAACTCAAACTGGACCTGGTGGACGTAAAGGAGATGTACAAGCTCCAGATAGACGACCTGCTGCGACAGGTGGCCGCCGGCAAGAAGTTATAG